The Paraflavitalea devenefica DNA segment ACTGAACACAACCAACAGATATGCCAACTGTTTATGGACCTCTTAACTCTCCCCTGGCTAAATCCCTTAAGACGATATGGCCGGATTTCCAGCATAAGAATATTCGACACACAAGAGTTGTAGTTCCTCGCCAACAAGCATGGAGCATCTATACAATCCGGTATAATGTAAAGCTAAGCAAAGCAGCCTTTTCAGATCAACCAGGATACGAAAAAGCATTAGCGGAATTAAACAGTTTTAAGGAAGAGCTTGTTGCGATTCATACATTCACTGATATTAAAGAACTCGTTATCGTATTTTCAGACGTGACAGATACTTTAATCATTGGGAGTTTCTTGTGGTAATCCAAAGCATTGGCGAAAAAGGCGAAAGTAGAAGCTGTAAAGACTACACTGGCTGCAAATCTCCAAGGATAAGTCCGAAATAAACCTCCGGGCTTTGTGACTTCCCGGAGGTATGTGTGATTTTTATACACTTTAATTTCCTGCCACCACTACAATTACAGCGGTCATTCCCAGGTGGTGCCTGCAATGATAGGCAATAGTTCCGGTGCTGTTAAATGTGCGACTGTAACTGGCGCCCGGTTGCATATCGCCACTATCAAAACTATTGTTATCAGCAGTAACGGTGTGAACCATCGTATCATCGTTTTTCCATATTACTGTTGTTCCCGACACAACCTGCAGGTTGGTGTTGGAGAAAACAGAATTCTTCATGAACACCGTGGGGGAATTATTGTTGCCATTTCCGTTATCCTTATCCTTACTGCAAGCCGCCATCAATGTAGCCATCAACAGGACCATAAAAGTGTAGCTAAAAAGATGCTTCGTTTTCATACACCTACATTTCAGATTTAACAAATAGCAGTGCAAAGAATATAAGTTGCAACAATTGGGCCCGGGGAAGCATTTTTAGACAAGAAAAGGCTTAGCGTCTGTATTTCAGGCAGCAATAATGTGTTAAAAAGTTCCCCCATAAGGGGTAGATGCTGTTAAAGTATACCGGATTCTATCGGTCCAACTCATTGGAGAAAACAGTTTTTTTCTTATATTGTAGTATACGATTACCGCATATTCATTCATTTTTTCATGATCAGCCTTTCGCACATATCCTACTTTTTTCTTCCTGCCGACCCTTCTCCCAGGGAGTCCTTGTGGACCGGTCTGTCTGCTTTTGCTTCTTTTGCCTACGCTTAAAGTACGCTTATGATACGCTCATGGTACGCTTATGATGCCCTCCACATCTTGGCTTACTTTCGGCTTAGTATGGACTTAATATGGGCCTGATAGGAGCAATATATGGGCTGCCTATAGCCGGTAACGCGGAAAGACCGGAAAGGGATATGAGATTGGGGTTTCATTTGTAATCAATAGTAATCATTTGTTATCCTTTATATTCATTTGTTTCATGCTCATTTGGAAATGGGTACCAGGCCGCTGTATGTTTGCAGTGAAAGTGGTGATGGTTCTTTTTCTAACATTTAAAAACAATTTTATGGCAAAGCAAAAAGGTACACATCGATTTACCGGTAAGATGGGCGCCACCATCGGGTATAAACTGAAGGATGAGTTCATCGAGCGTGAGAATGGTTCCAAAGAAGGCAAGGCGTTTAAGAAAGATCCGCGCCGTTGGCGTACGATGCATTATGCTGGTTTGTTTGCCCAGGCCTCCCAGACGGTAAAGTTTATTTATCGTGCATTACCGGAAGACCAACAGCAGCATGGCGTATATGGCAAGCTTTCCGGCATGGCATTTACGATGATTAAAACAGGTAAAACAGTAGAAGAAGTGAAGGAAGTATTGACAAAACAATATGTGGAAGATAAGAAGCCGCTGGTGGAGGAAGTTGTCGCGGCATCCTCCACGCAAAGCGGGACAAGCTCTTCGGGAGACAGTGCGAAGAAGGAGGCCGTGGACACAGGCACGTCTTCACGCCAGCCTGCTCCGTCTGCTTTCCCGCAGAATCGGGATAGGCCCTGCGAGGGTGAGACAGGTCGCACTAATTCTTTTAATCCGGAAAGGGACCTGTATGTGATGGCTACTGTAACCATGCCTGGCTTTTATTCAACGGTGTGCAGATGAGGTGGTTTAAAATGCAAATGAGCGTTGAACTATATTAATACATAGCTAAAATAATGATGCTAGTTTTTCATACCTGAGGTAGATGGATAATAAACCTTGCCGGCGGAGTCAACAACACTGGGATGACCTAGTATCGGGTTAGGAGCCGCATAGACCCATATCTTTTCGCCTGTTCTGGCATCCAAAGCATATAAATTTCGGTTGACGCAACCTATATAAATGATGTCATTGGCTACTGTGGCGCTGCCAAATAAATCGTCTCCAGTGGTGAATGTCCATTTAAGCTCACCGGTAATGGCATTATAAGCATACAGTTTGGAATCTTCGTTCCCATAGTACACTACATCTTTGGCTACAGTCGGACTGCTATAAAGTGATTTTCCTGTAGGCGTTTTCCATTTCAGAGCACCATTGGTGGCATCGAGAGCACATATATACCAGTCCAACTCATAAAGTTCCAGTCTGCCGGCAATATATATCAAACCATTGGCCGCAGTGGCACTGCTGTATGTTAGCCCAATAACCGTTTTCCAAACAATTTCCCCTGTATGAGCATTGAGGGCATAGAAATAACCTCCGCCCGCAACATACAATAGGTCTCCCAATATCAATGGATTAGCTCCGATAAAACTACCACCAAGATTTCTTTTCCACTTAACGGCACCGCTGGCTAAATCCAGTGCCATCATATCGAATACGCTATCTATATACAAATTCCCATGTGCAATAGTCGGGCTGCCTTGGAATAAGGTGTTGGTGCTATTAGGAAAGTATCTCCATTTTACAAAGCCGGTACCAGTATCTAACTTATAAATATTGTTGCTTGACACAGCAAATAATTCATCGTTATACATCAAAGGACTCCCTCCAATACCTCCATAAAATCCAGTTATCCATTTCTGTGTGCCGGTGGTTCCATCAAGCGCTGAGAATTGCTGCCATACGTGCTGAATATATACCGTTCCTTTATGGAGTAAGGGAGCTGATCTTGTCGGATGCCATAACTTTTTTTTCCAAATCTCTTGTCCCGTTAACGCATCCAGGGCAAAAAAATAATCTTCGTCATCACCGAAGTAAACAATCCGGTTGGCTGTATTTAACAAAGGTTTGTGTTTGCTAATTTTAACAGTATAGGAATGCGTGGTGCCATCCCCCGCCATGACTTGGTATACTACTGGCATAGAGAAATCCCGGTTACTGCCAGGATCAGGAGATATAGTCTTACCATTATGAACAATTGTTGCTTTCAGATTAGTAATATTTGTTTCTGCTGGAACCCATGCACTGATGGTGTCTGTCCCAATAGTGGCAGTTATATCATTAGTAAGGAAACCTGCATTATCTGTTTTTAGAAATATGAATGAGGTAATTTCCTTTTTGTCAGATAGCGAATCTTCATCATAGGGTTTGCTACAGCTATGCAGGACTATTATGATAGGAAAGACTGCCAGCAATAAAGTAATCGGGTATTTGGTAATGGAGCGCATGGGGCATATTATTAGAAAGTAGAAAAATCTTTTATAAAACTGTTTTCTGCGCTGTTTATTTTTAGAAAAGTGAAAATTCCCTTCGTTTGAAATCTTTATTGTATCCAATCATCAGCCTCTTTAACTGCCTGATAGATCATCTTATCCGACAAACGCTATTCATTCGGCTTTACCTGGTGGTGAGTCAGTTACCATAGCTGCAGTCGCATTCTTCACAAGATTATAAACAACCTGCTAAACCTGTCACTGGAAAGAATTTATACAGACAAGTTGAATATTTTGTAGTATCGGACTTCCATCATCCGACCTTCCATCGTGCAAATGCACTTCCAATAGCATAACCTACATCTTCACCTTGATCGTCCCCCATTTCCCTTCATCGCCTATGCCGCCAAGTCCTTTAACTTCCAATACCGGCACCAGGAACTTATCGGGCGCTACCGGGCGGATAAATTCTCCAAAAGGAACAAAACCGTCGGCATTGTTCATGACCATCTCCCGCCTGATGGTTCCATCTCCATCAAAATAAGCAGCAGCTAATACAGCGTTTTTGTATTTATTGGAGGAAGTGGGTGGCTTGAGAGGGTCCCTTTTTAAGTTATCTTCATTGTCATTATAAAAAATAAAAAGTTTATTACCACAGGGAAAGGCTGCATACGAATCACCTATTGTACTGCCGGCGCTCACACGGTATTTGGGAATGGACGCTACCCTTACAACTCCCTCATGGATACGGGCATGCAACAAGCTACCGGAAATATTAAATGTCGCCCTTCCCGTCCAATTTGTTGTCCTCCACATACCTACCAGGGCCAGGCTGCCATCTGCCAACTCAAATCCCTGTAGCCGCACATCATTCAAACCGTACTTTTTTTCTTTGGTACTGGCCCAACCATCAGCAGTCAATTGTTCGATCAGTTCTTTGCTAAAGGGTGTTTGGGTATCGCCTTGCAATAGGTAATCTGCTGTTGAAATGGCTTTTTGGTATAAGCCGCTGAGGGCAAATGGATGTTCAGAATAACTGCCTATCACATGGACCAGTTTGCCCGATTTTGAAGGTATCAATAGTACCTGGTACACTTTGCTATCCCTGGTTTTAACCTCATGCTCTTTTAACTTACCGGAAAAACTATAAACCCCCACTTTATAAACCCATTCGTCTTTACCAGTACTATATTGATAAGAAGTATAGGCTATGCCATTATCGTCCAGGCAGGAAGTGAATTCCTGTATCTTATCCGTTTTAGCCACTATATCATCTTTCTTCCACTCAAGGGCCAGATCTTTGTCGAGAACTGCCAGATAAAACCGGTTGCTCAGTGTGGACGACCAACTCACCAGCAGTTTTTTATCATTGGGAGACGCTTTTACTTGTACACTTACTGCATCGTACAGCTTTTCCGATTTAAAAAGCCCGGTATTCGCCTGGGGCATTTCGAATAGCAGCGTCCCCTCGCCGGGTTGCAGGGTTTCCGGGTCAATGCTGGCAATAAATAATTTGAGGCTTCCTGTTTCCTCTTCATAAATATAATACAACAGGTAAAACTTTGAACCGAATTTCCTCAATTCTGCAGGAAAAGGGCCAAACTTCTTTTCGCCATTTAGCAGGTCATATTTCTTTAGCACCTTCATGGTGCTGTCGAACCTGAACAACTTAATCCCCATCTTTACCTTCGATAACTTGAAGGTATAAATCAGTTGCATATTTGTATAATCCGGGACCATGGTAATAAAGTCTGCATGTAACCCGGGAATTGAGTTAAGGGGCGGCACCGCTTTATATGTTGGGGACAGGGTCGTTTCAAACTGTTGTGCACTGCCTTGAAGATATATCAGGCAAAGAAACGGTATGATTGTTTTTATGAAACGACGTGGTGACAGGAGGTGATTACTAAAGAAACCAGACATGAAAAGAATATTTAGTTGTTCCTTTTAACTGATTTCGCCTGTTTGTTATTACAGAAATTCAAAGAATAATTATTGGAAAGAAATATAACCGGTAGATAGTTTCGAGCTTATTAACTGCAATTGCTTTCTGAAATAAATTCATCAACAAACTATGTTTCAAAATATCTACACTTCCTACCTTATTGATCATGGTTGGGTCCAAATTGGTCCTATTAGTTATAGGAAAACAGATGCTGGCATAGAAATTTTCTTCGACACCTCCAGTCAAATAGAAGTAGATAAAGGAGGCATCAGAGCTGGCAATTATTATTTGGAGGATCTAAATGATCTGATCAAAGTATTGGATACTCTTGAGAATATGTAACAGGTCTCTTGTCATCCCCCGTGAAGTGCTTGTGAAAAAAAACAAATAAAAAATGGAGTGTTCCACGGGGAACCACAATATGGACGAGTGTTTCACGTTGCGGTAGCGTCCCTTGACTTGTGTCAAATTTTACCGTCTATTTTGCTGGCTGCACAATAAAACACCAGCAGATCTAAACCTGTCCAGGCACTTATACAGTAGCTACAAACCACCGGGGCCTGGAAATTGCTACCTTCAAGGGCGAATAAAATGCAACATCACCAATTATCAGCACACATTAAGCCTCACCATTTATGTCCACTTCTAATGCGACGGTAACCTCCGATAAGTTCGGCATTTATTTTACAGGTATACCCCGGGAAAAAGCGCCTGCGGTTTCCTATAAGCTAAGGACTTACTATATAGATCATTTAACAGAGCACTTATTCAAACGGGCGGGTATCGTATTGAACCAGCAATGGCAAATTATGCTTTCCATCATCTTTATGGAGGAAGGCCCGCACTATACCAGTAGCGAGATTTTCCTGGCCAAAGGAGCAAGAACAGTCAGCCAGGAAAAGGCGAAGATCTATGAAATGATTGTTCCCCTGAAGCTGGTATCGGCGCACGATGACATCCTGGAAGGTACCATCCATGTGCTGGAGCAGGCCTTAACGGTATTCTTTACCCATCAATATAAAAAAGTAACGACGCCCCTTATGCAAGCGCTTTGGGAAAAGGTAGACCTACCCTATTTACGGTCGTTGCCATTTCCGGCTCCTTTGGCAGAACAGAAATATGTGGGAGATTTGGTACGCCCGGATGGAAGTATTGAGTTTTATTAAACGAGTCCTCCGTGAAAAACGAAAGCGCTAAAACTTTTTTTCCTTTCCCTTCTTCTCAGATATGCCTGAACTACAACAGATAGCTGTTTAAAAAGTGGAATACTTGTGAAAAAAAACAAAGAAACACGTGATGTTCCACGGGGAACCACAATACGGGCGCGGTTTTCACGTTACAGTAGTCAAATTGACTTATGTCAAATTTAGCTCCCCTCCTGCCGTTATCCCGGTATACCTTTCAATCATCCATTGCACTCATCCCCCGCCACTCACAACATCGGCGCTACCAGCCGGGCTGTCTTTTCGGCCATCTCATAATACCAGGGCCGCGCATCCCAGGTAATGGGATCAATCCTTTCGGCGCCTTTCAGGTCTTCATAAAAGATAGTGCGTAATTCATGGGCGATCGCCTGGTCATACACAATGGCATTCACTTCAAAGTTGAGGTCAAAACTGCGGTAGTCCATATTGGCGGTGCCTACAATGGCCACCTTGCTGTCGGTCACCATCGTTTTCGCATGTACAAAACCTTTCTGGTACCGGTATATCTCCACACCCGCTTTCAGTAACTCACTGTAATACGACCGGGCAGCCGTATTCACAAATACAGAATCTGAAACGCCCGGCACCAGTAGCTTCACTTTCAGTCCGCTCAAGGCTGCCACGATCAATGCTTCGAGGATGCTTTCACCCGGGATAAAATAGGGCGTGGTGATCAGGATCTCTTCCTGTGCCAGGAAAATGGCCTGCAGCAGCGAAAACAGGATCGTGGGTCTGTCGGAATCCGGACCGCTGGCAGCTATCTGCACCAGCTTATCGCCTTTGGCGGATATATGCGTTCTGGGAAACAGGATACTGTCAGGCTCAATATGCTCATTGGCACAAAAATTCC contains these protein-coding regions:
- a CDS encoding cupredoxin domain-containing protein, whose amino-acid sequence is MKTKHLFSYTFMVLLMATLMAACSKDKDNGNGNNNSPTVFMKNSVFSNTNLQVVSGTTVIWKNDDTMVHTVTADNNSFDSGDMQPGASYSRTFNSTGTIAYHCRHHLGMTAVIVVVAGN
- a CDS encoding PQQ-binding-like beta-propeller repeat protein — translated: MDTIKISNEGNFHFSKNKQRRKQFYKRFFYFLIICPMRSITKYPITLLLAVFPIIIVLHSCSKPYDEDSLSDKKEITSFIFLKTDNAGFLTNDITATIGTDTISAWVPAETNITNLKATIVHNGKTISPDPGSNRDFSMPVVYQVMAGDGTTHSYTVKISKHKPLLNTANRIVYFGDDEDYFFALDALTGQEIWKKKLWHPTRSAPLLHKGTVYIQHVWQQFSALDGTTGTQKWITGFYGGIGGSPLMYNDELFAVSSNNIYKLDTGTGFVKWRYFPNSTNTLFQGSPTIAHGNLYIDSVFDMMALDLASGAVKWKRNLGGSFIGANPLILGDLLYVAGGGYFYALNAHTGEIVWKTVIGLTYSSATAANGLIYIAGRLELYELDWYICALDATNGALKWKTPTGKSLYSSPTVAKDVVYYGNEDSKLYAYNAITGELKWTFTTGDDLFGSATVANDIIYIGCVNRNLYALDARTGEKIWVYAAPNPILGHPSVVDSAGKVYYPSTSGMKN